The nucleotide window AGGGAATTCTGCACACGATCCTCGCGCTCTTGACTGGCAAAAGCGGTAAAGAGACGATCTCCATACCGCTTTTGGTGGACGGTCAGATGCATGGCAGCCGGCGCTGGCGGGTGATCCCGCCGGCGCCGGAACTACCATCGCGTACTGTCAAGCCTCCGCTGCAGCAGCGGCGGGTTCGGGGACAGGCGTGTTGACGGGAGCTGCCTCCAGCCCTTTTACATCCGAGGAATGGATCTGTTTCATGAAGGCATTGACGTCAGCCGGCACCTTTCCGTCGATCCTTGAGACGACATAAACCGTCAGGAATGCCAGCGGAACCGTGATCAGTCCCGGGATCCTCCACTGCATCCACACCGGCAGGCTTTTCACGAAGAAAATCATGTAGCATGAGGAGGCGAGCCCCACTACCATTCCCCAGATGGCCCCTTTTTCGGTCATGCCGCGCCACCAGACCCCCAGCAGGAATATGGGGGCAAAGGTGCTGGCAGCCACGTTGAAGGCTAAGCCCACCAGATGGCCGATGGAGGCCTTCTCGACCATCAGGCCGAGTATCCCGTACAGCACCCCGATAATGACGACCGAGATCTTGCCTGCCACGACCTTCTGCTTTTCAGTGGCGGTTTTGTTGATGAAGTGGGTGTACAGGTCGTGCCCCAGCGCGCCGGAACAGGCCACGAACAGGCCGGACAGGTTCGAGAATACCGCGGCAAAGGCCCCGGCCACCACGAAGCCCAGCAGCCATTTTCCGCCGATGATGTTCGAAACGGTCGGCACGACCATGTTGGTGCCGCCAACCACAAAGGCCTTCATATTCTCCGGAGAAAGGCTGCCTGCCTTGGCCCCTTCGATGAACAGATACCTGCCAACGACGCCGAGGTACAGGGCAACGGCAAAGAAGACGCTGGCAATGACGATGGCGAACAGGGCCGAATACCTGGCCTCCTTGGCGGACGGGTTGGTGTAGAAGCGCAGCAGGATGTGAGGCAGTCCGATGGTGCCGAACGACAGGCCGATCACCATTGAGAGGCACTCCAGCGGGGACTTGAAGAAACCGCCGCCGATAAACGACCATTTGGCACCGTTTGCGACCAGGTCCTTACCATCCTTGGCATACGCTGCGGTCCCAGGGATGGCGCCCGACCAGTTTTGCACCACGTCCAGCACCTTGCCGTAATTGAGACCCATGTAGATGGCGCCC belongs to Geobacter sp. SVR and includes:
- a CDS encoding cation acetate symporter; amino-acid sequence: MEPKYLFTLILLATIVIITFATKKYSTSTVDFYVGGRSFGWLMNGSAIAGDYLSAATFLGLAGLTFSLGYDGIFYTFCFSVGLTVLALFVAGPLRKFGKFTVPDFLAERFHSPQARLIAVIVVLSISGFYAAPQVLGGAQILQLFFGTSYTFGVLLIVSVMIFYVGVGGMKGTTINQALEIWIRFGAFLVLLGGAIYMGLNYGKVLDVVQNWSGAIPGTAAYAKDGKDLVANGAKWSFIGGGFFKSPLECLSMVIGLSFGTIGLPHILLRFYTNPSAKEARYSALFAIVIASVFFAVALYLGVVGRYLFIEGAKAGSLSPENMKAFVVGGTNMVVPTVSNIIGGKWLLGFVVAGAFAAVFSNLSGLFVACSGALGHDLYTHFINKTATEKQKVVAGKISVVIIGVLYGILGLMVEKASIGHLVGLAFNVAASTFAPIFLLGVWWRGMTEKGAIWGMVVGLASSCYMIFFVKSLPVWMQWRIPGLITVPLAFLTVYVVSRIDGKVPADVNAFMKQIHSSDVKGLEAAPVNTPVPEPAAAAAEA